The Cryptomeria japonica chromosome 2, Sugi_1.0, whole genome shotgun sequence region gctgtctcctccagaagatgctgaagagctgaaactgttcaagaaagattccctcaaggctagaaggatcataattgagtccGTCAAGAACCATCTTGTCATTGTCATATCGAAGTTTACATCTGCCaaagaaatgatcaaacacttggaagggatctatgaagtcaacaatctcagcagggctcttgccctaagacagcaacttcttcacatgaaaatgaaagaagaagactcaatcatagcctacttcatgaagatcaatgaactaaaggacaagctaagcactcttgGTTGCCAAATCTCAGATAAAGACCTTGTTATGATTGCTTTAAATGGTCTAccagatgaatgggaaccattcattcgtag contains the following coding sequences:
- the LOC131060533 gene encoding uncharacterized protein LOC131060533 gives rise to the protein MLGLKAEDRLEGAIDFAAWKVHILLILEENDLLKFVEEERLSPPEDAEELKLFKKDSLKARRIIIESVKNHLVIVISKFTSAKEMIKHLEGIYEVNNLSRALALRQQLLHMKMKEEDSIIAYFMKINELKDKLSTLGCQISDKDLVMIALNGLPDEWEPFIRSIGGRADRPNFERLQSDCIEEESRIEM